In Esox lucius isolate fEsoLuc1 chromosome 3, fEsoLuc1.pri, whole genome shotgun sequence, the sequence AAGGAGACTATTGCTAAATACTGATTATATTGCTTTAACCCATCGTCGGTACATATTATGGTAATGGCTCTTACAGTGGCAAGTCAAAAGCAACAGTTGTTTGAAGTGCGGTTTGAAATGTTAAGACGAATAAAAAATCTGAAGCCGTATGTCAGGGCACGTTTTCAACATTACGGTTTTCCTCCAGGGGTGTAAGCTATTCATAAGAGCAATGTATTGCAATGGAAATTAGTGTTTCAAATGTTCATACAGGTCCCCCCGTTTCACCTGGTTTGCACCCCTAGTGACTGTAACCTCAACCGTCATTCTCGCATCCCGATCGGACTGTTGTTGTCGAACACACCTTTAGTCAGTTCTCAAGTGACAATGTGGCGGAGGCGAGCGGGAAAATGTTGTCCACGGAGATGAAAATCTTAGTCAAATAGAACTGGTCGCACGGAATGTAGCGTTAATGGATGGGGTCAATAGTGACATCACCAATAATCTACCCCGCCCAGACAGCCCAGGTCACTATTGGAGTCCCCGAGAGGCTTGGATTTGGTAGAAGGCTTCTGTATTACACGTCAGAATTTACTGCTTACACCAGTCCTATTTGTCGAGATCTTCGCAAGGGTCTAGTATGAATTTGAGGGTGAAATAAAATCGCTAGCTACATAGCTCTCGATGCCGAGGCGCTCATACCCACagaatgcataataataataatcagtaaCAAAACAACCTTCAAAAATTCTATAGaaaacagaatatatatatataggctatATATAAACAGACGTAATCCTCGATACAGAGGATTCTCATTAAACATTTGAGAAAGAAAAGTTCACAGTCGCTTGAAACTAAAAACAGTAACAATGCCCCCGGTCAGGTACGGTGTAAAATCAGTGTTCGGCAACTGTGTGTACATAatcatcaaaacaaaaacaattaggCCAGATAAACAGAATACTGCCTTTTCTGTAGGGGtgaacaacaacatcaacaccttcattacaaacctggtcaacaaCTAGGAACATCTACGGTACGTAAAAGAGGTAAAACTTGCATTGCAACACGCCTACTAAAACATAAGAATATGATAAAACAGACATTAATCTGTATAAAAGCCTGAGGTATATGTGTGTACTTGTCAGAGAAGGTTGTGGAGATCAGGACTGGTAAAAAGTTGAGGACTAACATAGAATAAGATCATTATCATTAGCATGATTCAGAGAGTTAAAATCACAAAACTGAGACCAGTTGACAAGTGGAATCTATTCATGGTTGACTATCCTTGAGAAGTCAAAGCCATCTGGGGTCAGTTCCAGATTATGTGCAGCCAATCCTAAAAAGTACAATTACATTtagttttcaaaacattttaaaacgtttgtatttaaaacttttataaTGTGAAGGTGGGGTACGGTTTTCGCCCCGAACTGACCGGACCTAAAATAGAACTGACCTCCATCACGGCATGACTACAGCAGCATTGTTCAGACATTCACTGTTATGTTGGGGTGCGTTAGTATTTGCCTAATGAACCTGGCTCCAGATGTCTTTGTATTATCTCAAAAGATGGCAAAACCATACCAACAGATCTAGGACCGGGCTAGCCTGGTAGGGCTAGCCTGGAAGGGCATGGAAAGAAAGGCAACCACTGAGTTTAGTCTTTTCTATATGACATATGGGTTGCTGAGGTAACTGAAACAGAGGCGCACGAGTCAGACAAGTGTTTCCAAAAAGAAACACTGGTAAATCGGAGACTTCTTTTACTAGCGTGTGGCCGAGTCTAGCGAcagagaataaaaacaaatacttgtgAGAAACCCAACGCCTGTCAATCTCTTAGCCTACTCCCCAAAACACCCGAATACAGACACATAGTTAACATAAGAAATTGGTAACTCAACGTTGCAATGACTGGTGTTGGCAAAGTGGTAAATCTgtgtattataaaaaaaaaaagacaaaaaaaaaagaaaatactataTTGTCCAAAATAGATAACGTGTCATCTCTACACGTGTATAAAACAATCCTGAGAGGTAGAAGTTAAAATACATGTCAACACTATTTTGCAAGTTCATTTGTCCGTTGCTAACATTCTGCCAGTGCCGGGACGCCCCAACCTGTCGCGCTTCTCTGCTCTTCAGCCGTCAGTCAGTGACAATGTGGTGTACTCCCAAACAAAGACGGACAACAGACTGTGTAATGAAGAGAGAAGCTTCATCACCCAACAAAGATAAATATGTTTAACAGTCTCAAGGTTCCTCTGAGATTAGTCTTATTGTGTGTATTGTAAtgtggtcgtgtgtgtgtgtgtgtcatccagGTTGTgtcgtgtgtgtatatagtatAGTCCGAGGTATGGAGTATGGTTGGTTTTGTCTGGCGGGCGGCCATCTTGACCGGACGACAGAGAAATGACTGAGGTAATTATGACAACCATAGACAGCATGAGGTATTGACTGACCAGATGGTCCAACACGAGAACTTATCACATGGATGTTTCTCAGAGATCCACAGCAGAGCTTATTTCTCCCACCCTTGAGAACTCCTGCAGGCTGATGTACCAGAGGAATTGACTTGATCCGTAATGACAAATCACAGgtagcaacaaaaacaacaaaatacatctAAAAACAATTATACCGTTATCACGTTAATTAACTTAGCAGCTGCATTCaagttggtttaaaaaaaaagaataataaaaaataaaaataaaatcactgaGATCAGGTGAGTCTTTGACATATGCCAGGAGCACACGTCTCCACGTGGTGATGTCACTGCGTGGTGATGTCACTGCGTGGTGATGTCACTGCGTGGTGATGTCACTGCGTGGTGATGTCACTGCGTGGTGATGTCACTGCGTGGTGACGCCTTTGTAACGGAGGACTTAGTTGCTGGATTCTTTGGGAGGTaggtcgtcgtcgtcgtcgtcagCGACCGACGTTACTGTGGAGACCGGACAGTCTGAGGTAGTGCCGGCGGTTGTCCTGGCGATCTGGGAGATGCGTTCTTCCACACAGCCGGCGGAGAGACGAGCCTCTGCGTCGTGGTCCCAACACTCCTCTATAGTCTCACACACCTGAGACAagccctgtacacacacacacacacacacacacacacacattaagagACGCACCCCCTCTTTCCTGAGGTAATTACTGTCCTAAATCAAACCGTAAACACATGACCAAATACAATGTTACAGATACGTTACAGGAACGTTCTTCCCCGTGTTATGAACAAGGTGCCTGAGTTGACCACATCCCGTCCACTGTATTCTAGAGGAATGCCATGTTGTAAACTAGATCCTGTTCCAGTGAATGTTCCTAATGTGTCACGTCGGTGTTCCTCACCGGGTGTTTGAGCCAGGCGTCCTTCAAGACGGGCCTCATCTTCTTGTGGACCACCACCTCCTGCAGGTCTTCCAGGGACGGGTGCAGGCCGATCTCCTCCTCAAACGGCAGCATGTACTCCCCCACAGCACCTTGAGACAAGAGTTTGTTTGAGGAATGGCTGAAATGAGGCCGAGGGGCCCACCCCGCAGTTCTCCAGGGAGCACGCAGCTCTCACCATCTCCATCGGTGCATCGCGAAACCAGCTCCCACAGTACCAGGCCCACGCCGTACATGTCTATCCTCAGGAACGAGTCTCTCTGGAAGTTTATCGCCCCCTCCAGGACCTCCGGAGCCATGTAACGCCACGTACCAACCTGTGGGGGGGGGCATAtcagtaaagtgtgtgtgttggttttaaTAGACCACTTGTGTGGCCAAAATTCCCCTTGAAAGGACAGCAACatgtcaagtgtgtgtgcgtgtgtgtttacctgtccGTGGGTGTCTCCCGGTGGTTTCCCAGGCTCAAAGCGGACCGCCAGACCAAAGTCTCCGATCACCGCGGCCAGATCATCCCTCAACATCACATTCTTGCTCTTAAAGTCCCTGCAAAACATGACCCGTATCCAGATCAGTAGGATTTCCACACATTCACCAAGAACTAATGTTTTGGGTTCAAAATCAAGAGCTCTGCCCGGCACTTTTTCCAGAAAAATTCAGAATTTTCTTACGAAGGCAGTCAATGGTCATTCACAGACAGCCCAGCTCTGAACATGTTTCCAGCAATGGTATCGTGTCCCGAAGACCCAGATACGAAAACACAGTTCAACATGCAGACAGCTGTAATGTTAATCTTAACTGGTGCCATATCCACTTAGGTCACTTGATGTTACCTGTGTGCAATAGTGGGTTTGGGACCTTCGCCCTTAGAAATGGCTGTGTCTTCGTGAAGGTAAGCCAAACCACGGGACATAGTCTCAGCAATGTGGCACAACTCTGACCAGGTCACAGTACTTCCCTTAAGGTAGTCAGTCAAGGAACCCTGTCAAgacaaccaacacacacacacacacacacacacacacacacacacgtcgtTGAGATCAACAAGGATTTCACTACGGATTAGAAGCACCACATGGACCCGTTCTCATTGATGGGTCAGTGACATCACTCACCCGCTCGTGGAACTCCATGATCAGCCAGAGCTCCGCCTCCAGGTTGCTGCCGTGTTTCTCCGCGGCGATGTAGCGCAGGAGATTCTCATGTTTCATACCAGGAGTCATGAAGATGTCCCTCTCGTTCTGCCACGACTGCTTAtcctacacacacgcacacacacacacacacacacacattagagtTTATAATGGcattatttatacacaaacacacactgtaacagAGCAGGCTTGCAGATATATCCATGTTGTggcgacaaacaaaacaaccttaaaatgtgaagaaatcaCCAAGCAGGATTGTATCCAAGGTAGCCACCAGCTAGTATTCTGCAGAGGGAACATGGGCTGGGTTCCAAAACGAGTACTTATGTTCTTCCAAGAGTACGTACGGGATACTGTCTAGTAGTGGACAACGGAGAGCCCGCAAAATGGGTTTCAAACATGCTTGTGTAAACCTGGCCCGTAAACCTGGCCCGTAAACCTGGCCCGTAAACCGGGTGATCAAAGCAGGGAGCAGCAGTGACTTCCTCCCACCACCAGGGCCAAATCCACTGGGCCCGGGACACTTGGTTTTCCCTGACCTTCCAGATTCGCCACAGAACGCCCGTGAAGCTACACACGCTCAGGCCAAGGTTACGTTCTCAGGTTTGAAAACCCCACGGAAGAACAGCGGTTGCCTCATGTACTCGGTATACGAACACAAGAACGCATTTCTAAACACTGGGATGGTGTCCCCCGCTATTCCGTCAAAATCCCCATCTCACCTGAATCGGGAAGATCTTCACAGCGACGTATTCACTCAGCAGCTGGGCCTTCCACACACAGCCGAAGCGCCCCCTGGCCTTCACCTCCAGTAACTGCAGAGGCTTCAGCCCCAccatgggggagggaggggtcacCGCCGGGTCCtggcacacagacaaacaagggGAGAAAGCAGAATTTCCTGGTTACCATTTAGTCGGATCCTAATAGAGAGACAATGTTACACCACAACATCGCAGACAGAAATCGTACGCGTGTAGACGACTCTGTGCCTTAAAGAATGCCCAGAGACACGTCCGAGCCACATCGCGTACGTCTTCTATCCGAGCTGCCGAGAAGCCGGCACCGGTCCGATGAAGCGGTCTCACCTCGCCGAGGTCCACGTGTCCATAGGGAGGCTTGCGGCGTCGGTACATCCACAGGGCCAGAACCAGACCCAGGGAcaggacacagagagggagcaggCTGTACACCAGGACATTCACCAGGGACAGTCCTCTGGGAGGGAGGCGGATCTTTACTGTGGGAAGGGGGGAGAAGAGGTCGTGCCGGACGTCAGGAGACCCGgtctgaatgtttgttttttctatttttaagtgGATCTCCGTTGCAAATGTTCAGTGGAATTTCAAAACGAAAACAAAACAACGTGAAAGATGACGTCCACTCACCCCGGTTGCCGATGGCAACGAGGTCTGGCAGGTGTGTGAACCGCTCATTGCAGTAGTTCCCCTCACAGCAGCAGAAAAACACCTGGGGGTTCTCTTCCATGGACACACACTCCTGcctgatgacacacacacacacgttatgaACACTAAAGAGTATCTActactgtaagaactcttacaTGAGGAACAGCATTAGAACCTCACTGTTGTTTACGGATGATTTGAAGCATAATAACACATTATTAACCAGGAGTGTCAAGTACCTAACGTGGGTGTTCAAATAGTGTTCAGTACCTGTCATAGCAGTTGGTGAGTAGTGTTCAGTACCTGTTCAGTAgtgttcagtgtgaacctgctccgTGTGTTAGACGCAACTCTCCTGCTTCCTGCCTTTTGCCAGCCttcctttcttttcttacttttacattttcttttcatcttttacctttgtttcatttttgttctatatttgttttaatcatatttttacaattaTCTTTTAAAAGAGGACCTCAGCAaagttcttttgtatttttgagtGATGTTTTATGATGGAGGAGCTAAGACAGCTATTGGAGGAACGGATCAACCGCTTAGAAGATTTAGTCACCAGAGCGCTCCTCCGGTCGGACTGTGGGTCTTGTCCCGCAGGTGAGtcaacaaatgctaatgctaacatagCACAACAGGCTAACCTAAGGCTATATAGTTCTAAAGATTTCCCTATATTTGA encodes:
- the LOC105030502 gene encoding activin receptor type-2B isoform X1, which codes for MAFSWLTCSLLLGTLCAGWGHGDVETRECVYYNDNWRTERTNQSGLERCEGEKEKRLHCYASWLNISGTIKLVKKGCWLDDFNCYDRQECVSMEENPQVFFCCCEGNYCNERFTHLPDLVAIGNRVKIRLPPRGLSLVNVLVYSLLPLCVLSLGLVLALWMYRRRKPPYGHVDLGEDPAVTPPSPMVGLKPLQLLEVKARGRFGCVWKAQLLSEYVAVKIFPIQDKQSWQNERDIFMTPGMKHENLLRYIAAEKHGSNLEAELWLIMEFHERGSLTDYLKGSTVTWSELCHIAETMSRGLAYLHEDTAISKGEGPKPTIAHRDFKSKNVMLRDDLAAVIGDFGLAVRFEPGKPPGDTHGQVGTWRYMAPEVLEGAINFQRDSFLRIDMYGVGLVLWELVSRCTDGDGAVGEYMLPFEEEIGLHPSLEDLQEVVVHKKMRPVLKDAWLKHPGLSQVCETIEECWDHDAEARLSAGCVEERISQIARTTAGTTSDCPVSTVTSVADDDDDDLPPKESSN
- the LOC105030502 gene encoding activin receptor type-2B isoform X2, producing the protein MEENPQVFFCCCEGNYCNERFTHLPDLVAIGNRVKIRLPPRGLSLVNVLVYSLLPLCVLSLGLVLALWMYRRRKPPYGHVDLGEDPAVTPPSPMVGLKPLQLLEVKARGRFGCVWKAQLLSEYVAVKIFPIQDKQSWQNERDIFMTPGMKHENLLRYIAAEKHGSNLEAELWLIMEFHERGSLTDYLKGSTVTWSELCHIAETMSRGLAYLHEDTAISKGEGPKPTIAHRDFKSKNVMLRDDLAAVIGDFGLAVRFEPGKPPGDTHGQVGTWRYMAPEVLEGAINFQRDSFLRIDMYGVGLVLWELVSRCTDGDGAVGEYMLPFEEEIGLHPSLEDLQEVVVHKKMRPVLKDAWLKHPGLSQVCETIEECWDHDAEARLSAGCVEERISQIARTTAGTTSDCPVSTVTSVADDDDDDLPPKESSN